A stretch of the Ictidomys tridecemlineatus isolate mIctTri1 chromosome 5, mIctTri1.hap1, whole genome shotgun sequence genome encodes the following:
- the Rtel1 gene encoding regulator of telomere elongation helicase 1 isoform X9: MQIHLCRKKVTSRSCHFYNNVDEKSLEQELATPILDIEDLVKSGSKHKVCPYYLSRNLKQQADIIFMPYNYLLDAKSRRAHGIDLKGTVVIFDEAHNVEKICEESASFDLTPRDVASGLDAIDQVLEEQTRVVQQGELCLELSADALGTGLHMELQDVAKLKMILLRLEGAIDAVQLPGDDSGVTKPGSYIFELFAEAQITFQTKDCILDSLDQIIQHLAGRSGALATTVGLQKLADIIQVVFSMDSAEGNPGSMVWPGFSQAYKVHIHPDTGYRRAAQRSVTWSASASKKPGKVLSYWCFSPGHSMHELTRQGVHTLILTSGTLAPLSSFALEMQIPFPVCLENPHVIDRHQLWVGVIPKGPDGAQLSSAFDKRFSEECLSSLGKALGNIARVVPHGLLVFFPSYPVMEKSLEFWQARDLARKMEVLKPLFVEPRSKGSFSEVIDAYYKQVASPGSSGATFLAVCRGKASEGLDFSDTNGRGVVVTGLPYPPRMDPRVVLKMQFLDEMRSQSRAGGQFLSGQEWYRLQASRAVNQAIGRVIRHRHDYGAVFLCDHRFASADARAQLPSWVRPYLKVYNNFGHVIRDVAQFFRVAQKIMPTRAPLAAAPGVGGEEAIVSTARLPSTLLSARKATSLDVHVPSLRPGSTGLPSSGNPESSLCVEYEQEPVPAQRRPVGLLAALEHSEQRAEALADKAHLREEEVPGHTAPALQREKRLADMPRGGRRKIRLVSPQEEPTAGVQAGRAKLFMVAVKQALSQASFDTFTQALQDYKGSDNFEALAACLGSLFAKDPKKHTLLQGFYQFVRPHHKQQFEDICFQLTGQSCSCQPEHSLSHGQHAQSAQDHSGKREYEPKLTQSEGVSGQLDPGKHLNQGGPHLSARLTPAGALGSCPQVMSREEQRGQPAVSAYLADARKALGSAGCSQLLAALKAYKRDDDLNKVLAVLAALTTSKPEDFPLLQRFSMFVRPHHKQHFVQTCAELMGLPTTVTTLQSPQESSPELTLGAPQAGPSQVDKPGKTQSKISFLRQRPVGSAVPKGTTTDQHQAS, translated from the exons AGAAAAGCCTAGAGCAGGAGCTGGCCACCCCCATCCTGGACATTGAGGACCTGGTCAAGAGTGGGAGTAAGCACAA AGTGTGCCCGTACTACCTTTCCCGGAACCTGAAGCAACAAGCTGACATCATCTTTATGCCGTACAATTACCTGTTGGATGCCAAG AGTCGCAGGGCACATGGCATTGACCTGAAGGGGACCGTGGTGATCTTTGATGAAGCTCACAATGTG GAGAAGATATGTGAGGAGTCAGCCTCCTTTGACTTGACCCCCCGTGACGTGGCTTCGGGTTTGGATGCCATTGACCAGGTCCTGGAGGAGCAGACCAGGGTGGTGCAGCAGGGGGAGCTCTGCCTGGAGCTCAGCGCAGACGCCCTCGGTACAG GGCTGCACATGGAGCTGCAGGATGTCGCCAAGCTCAAGA TGATCCTTCTTCGCCTGGAGGGTGCCATCGATGCTGTCCAGCTGCCTGGAGATGACAGTGGCGTCACCAAGCCGGGAAG TTACATCTTCGAGCTGTTTGCAGAAGCCCAGATAACATTTCAGACCAAGGACTGCATCCTGGACTCACTGGACCAGATCATCCAGCACCTGGCAGGGC GTTCCGGAGCACTGGCCACCACGGTAGGGTTGCAGAAGCTGGCAGACATCATCCAG GTCGTGTTCAGTATGGACTCTGCAGAGGGCAACCCTGGTTCCATGGTATGGCCTGGGTTCTCACAGGCCTACAAG GTGCACATTCATCCTGACACAGGATACAGGAGGGCAGCTCAGCGGTCAGTCACCTGGAGCGCCAGTGCATCCAAAAAGCCAG GGAAGGTGCTGAGCTACTGGTGCTTCAGTCCCGGCCACAGCATGCATGAGCTGACCCGCCAGGGTGTCcacaccctcatcctcaccagcGGCACACTGGCCCCGCTTTCCTCCTTCGCCCTGGAGATGCAGAT ACCCTTCCCAGTTTGTCTGGAGAACCCACACGTCATCGACAGACACCAGCTGTGGGTGGGAGTTATTCCCAAAGGCCCGGATGGAGCCCAGCTGAGCTCCGCGTTTGATAAGCG GTTTTCTGAAGAGTGCTTGTCTTCCCTGGGGAAGGCTCTGG GAAACATTGCCCGTGTGGTGCCCCATGGGCTCCTGGTCTTCTTCCCTTCCTACCCCGTCATGGAGAAAAGCCTGGAGTTCTGGCAG GCCCGAGACTTGGCCAGAAAGATGGAGGTGCTCAAGCCTCTCTTTGTGGAGCCCAGAAGCAAAGGCAGTTTCTCAGAG GTCATCGATGCTTACTACAAGCAGGTCGCCTCCCCTGGGTCCAGTGGGGCCACCTTCCTTGCAGTATGTCGGGGCAAG GCCAGTGAAGGGCTGGATTTCTCAGACACCAATGGCCGAGGTGTGGTTGTCACGGGCCTCCCATACCCACCACGCATGGACCCCCGGGTTGTTCTCAAGATGCAGTTCCTGGATGAGATGAGGAGCCAGAGTAGGGCTGGAGGCCAG TTCCTCTCTGGGCAGGAGTGGTATCGACTGCAGGCGTCCAGGGCTGTGAACCAGGCCATTGGGCGGGTCATCAGGCACCGCCATGACTATGGGGCCGTCTTCTTGTGCGACCACAG GTTCGCCAGTGCTGACGCCAGAGCCCAGCTGCCCTCCTGGGTGCGCCCCTACCTCAAGGTGTACAACAACTTTGGCCACGTTATTCGGGATGTGGCACAGTTCTTCCGTGTCGCTCAGAAAATT ATGCCTACACGGGCCCCACTGGCTGCAGCCCCAGGTGTGGGTGGGGAAGAAGCGATTGTCTCCACGGCCAGGTTGCCCAGCACCCTCCTCTCTGCCAGGAAAGCCACAAGTCTGGATGTGCATGTGCCCAGCCTGAGGCCCGGGTCCACAG GATTGCCATCCTCTGGGAACCCCGAGAGCAGCTTGTGCGTGGAGTATGAGCAGGAGCCTGTCCCAGCCCAGCGGAGGCCCGTGGGACTGCTGGCTGCCCTGGAGCACAGTGAGCAGAGGGCTGAGGCACTTGCAGATAAggcccacctcagggaggaagaG GTACCGGGTCACACTGCCCCAGCCCTCCAGCGTGAGAAGAGGCTGGCCGACATGccgagaggaggaaggaggaagattAGGCTGGTCAGCCCG CAGGAGGAGCCAACAGCTGGTGTGCAGGCGGGCAGAGCCAAGCTGTTCATGGTTGCCGTGAAGCAGGCCCTGAGTCAAGCCAGCTTTGACACCTTCACCCAGGCCCTGCAGGACTACAAGGGCTCTGACAACTTCGAAGCCCTGGCAGCTTGCCTTGGGAGCCTCTTTGCTAAGGACCCCAAGAAGCACACCCTGCTTCAAG GGTTCTACCAGTTTGTGCGGCCTCACCACAAACAACAGTTTGAGGATATCTGCTTCCAGCTAACAGGCCAAAGCTGCAGCTGCCAGCCAGAGCACAGTCTTTCCCATGGGCAGCATGCACAGTCAGCCCAGGACCACAGTG GAAAGAGAGAATATGAGCCCAAGCTGACCCAGTCTGAGGGTGTGTCCGGGCAGCTGGATCCTGGAAAGCACCTGAACCAGGGTGGGCCCCACCTGTCGGCCAGGCTGACCCCTGCAG GAGCCCTGGGCAGCTGTCCGCAAGTCATGTCCAGAGAGGAACAGCGAGGCCAGCCTGCTGTGAGTGCTTACCTGGCAGATGCCCGCAAGGCCCTAGGATCTGCAGGCTGCAGCCAGCTCTTGGCAGCACTGAAGGCATATAAACGTGATGATGACCTCAACAAGGTTCTGGCTGTGCTAGCTGCGCTGACCACCTCAAAGCCTGAGGACTTCCCCCTGCTGCAGA GGTTCAGCATGTTCGTGCGTCCCCACCACAAACAGCACTTTGTGCAGACCTGTGCAGAACTGATGGGCCTGCCCACCACAGTGACAACACTGCAGAGTCCTCAGGAGAGCTCCCCTGAGCTCACCCTTGGAGCACCTCAAGCAG GTCCCTCACAGGTGGATAAACCAGGGAAGACCCAAAGCAAGATCTCTTTCCTTAGACAGAGGCCAGTGGGAAGTGCAGTGCCCAAAGGCACCACCACAGACCAACACCAGGCCTCCTGA
- the Rtel1 gene encoding regulator of telomere elongation helicase 1 isoform X10, with amino-acid sequence MPAGFPEKSLEQELATPILDIEDLVKSGSKHKVCPYYLSRNLKQQADIIFMPYNYLLDAKSRRAHGIDLKGTVVIFDEAHNVEKICEESASFDLTPRDVASGLDAIDQVLEEQTRVVQQGELCLELSADALGTGLHMELQDVAKLKMILLRLEGAIDAVQLPGDDSGVTKPGSYIFELFAEAQITFQTKDCILDSLDQIIQHLAGRSGALATTVGLQKLADIIQVVFSMDSAEGNPGSMVWPGFSQAYKVHIHPDTGYRRAAQRSVTWSASASKKPGKVLSYWCFSPGHSMHELTRQGVHTLILTSGTLAPLSSFALEMQIPFPVCLENPHVIDRHQLWVGVIPKGPDGAQLSSAFDKRFSEECLSSLGKALGNIARVVPHGLLVFFPSYPVMEKSLEFWQARDLARKMEVLKPLFVEPRSKGSFSEVIDAYYKQVASPGSSGATFLAVCRGKASEGLDFSDTNGRGVVVTGLPYPPRMDPRVVLKMQFLDEMRSQSRAGGQFLSGQEWYRLQASRAVNQAIGRVIRHRHDYGAVFLCDHRFASADARAQLPSWVRPYLKVYNNFGHVIRDVAQFFRVAQKIMPTRAPLAAAPGVGGEEAIVSTARLPSTLLSARKATSLDVHVPSLRPGSTGLPSSGNPESSLCVEYEQEPVPAQRRPVGLLAALEHSEQRAEALADKAHLREEEVPGHTAPALQREKRLADMPRGGRRKIRLVSPQEEPTAGVQAGRAKLFMVAVKQALSQASFDTFTQALQDYKGSDNFEALAACLGSLFAKDPKKHTLLQGFYQFVRPHHKQQFEDICFQLTGQSCSCQPEHSLSHGQHAQSAQDHSGKREYEPKLTQSEGVSGQLDPGKHLNQGGPHLSARLTPAGALGSCPQVMSREEQRGQPAVSAYLADARKALGSAGCSQLLAALKAYKRDDDLNKVLAVLAALTTSKPEDFPLLQRFSMFVRPHHKQHFVQTCAELMGLPTTVTTLQSPQESSPELTLGAPQAGPSQVDKPGKTQSKISFLRQRPVGSAVPKGTTTDQHQAS; translated from the exons AGAAAAGCCTAGAGCAGGAGCTGGCCACCCCCATCCTGGACATTGAGGACCTGGTCAAGAGTGGGAGTAAGCACAA AGTGTGCCCGTACTACCTTTCCCGGAACCTGAAGCAACAAGCTGACATCATCTTTATGCCGTACAATTACCTGTTGGATGCCAAG AGTCGCAGGGCACATGGCATTGACCTGAAGGGGACCGTGGTGATCTTTGATGAAGCTCACAATGTG GAGAAGATATGTGAGGAGTCAGCCTCCTTTGACTTGACCCCCCGTGACGTGGCTTCGGGTTTGGATGCCATTGACCAGGTCCTGGAGGAGCAGACCAGGGTGGTGCAGCAGGGGGAGCTCTGCCTGGAGCTCAGCGCAGACGCCCTCGGTACAG GGCTGCACATGGAGCTGCAGGATGTCGCCAAGCTCAAGA TGATCCTTCTTCGCCTGGAGGGTGCCATCGATGCTGTCCAGCTGCCTGGAGATGACAGTGGCGTCACCAAGCCGGGAAG TTACATCTTCGAGCTGTTTGCAGAAGCCCAGATAACATTTCAGACCAAGGACTGCATCCTGGACTCACTGGACCAGATCATCCAGCACCTGGCAGGGC GTTCCGGAGCACTGGCCACCACGGTAGGGTTGCAGAAGCTGGCAGACATCATCCAG GTCGTGTTCAGTATGGACTCTGCAGAGGGCAACCCTGGTTCCATGGTATGGCCTGGGTTCTCACAGGCCTACAAG GTGCACATTCATCCTGACACAGGATACAGGAGGGCAGCTCAGCGGTCAGTCACCTGGAGCGCCAGTGCATCCAAAAAGCCAG GGAAGGTGCTGAGCTACTGGTGCTTCAGTCCCGGCCACAGCATGCATGAGCTGACCCGCCAGGGTGTCcacaccctcatcctcaccagcGGCACACTGGCCCCGCTTTCCTCCTTCGCCCTGGAGATGCAGAT ACCCTTCCCAGTTTGTCTGGAGAACCCACACGTCATCGACAGACACCAGCTGTGGGTGGGAGTTATTCCCAAAGGCCCGGATGGAGCCCAGCTGAGCTCCGCGTTTGATAAGCG GTTTTCTGAAGAGTGCTTGTCTTCCCTGGGGAAGGCTCTGG GAAACATTGCCCGTGTGGTGCCCCATGGGCTCCTGGTCTTCTTCCCTTCCTACCCCGTCATGGAGAAAAGCCTGGAGTTCTGGCAG GCCCGAGACTTGGCCAGAAAGATGGAGGTGCTCAAGCCTCTCTTTGTGGAGCCCAGAAGCAAAGGCAGTTTCTCAGAG GTCATCGATGCTTACTACAAGCAGGTCGCCTCCCCTGGGTCCAGTGGGGCCACCTTCCTTGCAGTATGTCGGGGCAAG GCCAGTGAAGGGCTGGATTTCTCAGACACCAATGGCCGAGGTGTGGTTGTCACGGGCCTCCCATACCCACCACGCATGGACCCCCGGGTTGTTCTCAAGATGCAGTTCCTGGATGAGATGAGGAGCCAGAGTAGGGCTGGAGGCCAG TTCCTCTCTGGGCAGGAGTGGTATCGACTGCAGGCGTCCAGGGCTGTGAACCAGGCCATTGGGCGGGTCATCAGGCACCGCCATGACTATGGGGCCGTCTTCTTGTGCGACCACAG GTTCGCCAGTGCTGACGCCAGAGCCCAGCTGCCCTCCTGGGTGCGCCCCTACCTCAAGGTGTACAACAACTTTGGCCACGTTATTCGGGATGTGGCACAGTTCTTCCGTGTCGCTCAGAAAATT ATGCCTACACGGGCCCCACTGGCTGCAGCCCCAGGTGTGGGTGGGGAAGAAGCGATTGTCTCCACGGCCAGGTTGCCCAGCACCCTCCTCTCTGCCAGGAAAGCCACAAGTCTGGATGTGCATGTGCCCAGCCTGAGGCCCGGGTCCACAG GATTGCCATCCTCTGGGAACCCCGAGAGCAGCTTGTGCGTGGAGTATGAGCAGGAGCCTGTCCCAGCCCAGCGGAGGCCCGTGGGACTGCTGGCTGCCCTGGAGCACAGTGAGCAGAGGGCTGAGGCACTTGCAGATAAggcccacctcagggaggaagaG GTACCGGGTCACACTGCCCCAGCCCTCCAGCGTGAGAAGAGGCTGGCCGACATGccgagaggaggaaggaggaagattAGGCTGGTCAGCCCG CAGGAGGAGCCAACAGCTGGTGTGCAGGCGGGCAGAGCCAAGCTGTTCATGGTTGCCGTGAAGCAGGCCCTGAGTCAAGCCAGCTTTGACACCTTCACCCAGGCCCTGCAGGACTACAAGGGCTCTGACAACTTCGAAGCCCTGGCAGCTTGCCTTGGGAGCCTCTTTGCTAAGGACCCCAAGAAGCACACCCTGCTTCAAG GGTTCTACCAGTTTGTGCGGCCTCACCACAAACAACAGTTTGAGGATATCTGCTTCCAGCTAACAGGCCAAAGCTGCAGCTGCCAGCCAGAGCACAGTCTTTCCCATGGGCAGCATGCACAGTCAGCCCAGGACCACAGTG GAAAGAGAGAATATGAGCCCAAGCTGACCCAGTCTGAGGGTGTGTCCGGGCAGCTGGATCCTGGAAAGCACCTGAACCAGGGTGGGCCCCACCTGTCGGCCAGGCTGACCCCTGCAG GAGCCCTGGGCAGCTGTCCGCAAGTCATGTCCAGAGAGGAACAGCGAGGCCAGCCTGCTGTGAGTGCTTACCTGGCAGATGCCCGCAAGGCCCTAGGATCTGCAGGCTGCAGCCAGCTCTTGGCAGCACTGAAGGCATATAAACGTGATGATGACCTCAACAAGGTTCTGGCTGTGCTAGCTGCGCTGACCACCTCAAAGCCTGAGGACTTCCCCCTGCTGCAGA GGTTCAGCATGTTCGTGCGTCCCCACCACAAACAGCACTTTGTGCAGACCTGTGCAGAACTGATGGGCCTGCCCACCACAGTGACAACACTGCAGAGTCCTCAGGAGAGCTCCCCTGAGCTCACCCTTGGAGCACCTCAAGCAG GTCCCTCACAGGTGGATAAACCAGGGAAGACCCAAAGCAAGATCTCTTTCCTTAGACAGAGGCCAGTGGGAAGTGCAGTGCCCAAAGGCACCACCACAGACCAACACCAGGCCTCCTGA
- the Rtel1 gene encoding regulator of telomere elongation helicase 1 isoform X11, translating into MPYNYLLDAKSRRAHGIDLKGTVVIFDEAHNVEKICEESASFDLTPRDVASGLDAIDQVLEEQTRVVQQGELCLELSADALGTGLHMELQDVAKLKMILLRLEGAIDAVQLPGDDSGVTKPGSYIFELFAEAQITFQTKDCILDSLDQIIQHLAGRSGALATTVGLQKLADIIQVVFSMDSAEGNPGSMVWPGFSQAYKVHIHPDTGYRRAAQRSVTWSASASKKPGKVLSYWCFSPGHSMHELTRQGVHTLILTSGTLAPLSSFALEMQIPFPVCLENPHVIDRHQLWVGVIPKGPDGAQLSSAFDKRFSEECLSSLGKALGNIARVVPHGLLVFFPSYPVMEKSLEFWQARDLARKMEVLKPLFVEPRSKGSFSEVIDAYYKQVASPGSSGATFLAVCRGKASEGLDFSDTNGRGVVVTGLPYPPRMDPRVVLKMQFLDEMRSQSRAGGQFLSGQEWYRLQASRAVNQAIGRVIRHRHDYGAVFLCDHRFASADARAQLPSWVRPYLKVYNNFGHVIRDVAQFFRVAQKIMPTRAPLAAAPGVGGEEAIVSTARLPSTLLSARKATSLDVHVPSLRPGSTGLPSSGNPESSLCVEYEQEPVPAQRRPVGLLAALEHSEQRAEALADKAHLREEEVPGHTAPALQREKRLADMPRGGRRKIRLVSPQEEPTAGVQAGRAKLFMVAVKQALSQASFDTFTQALQDYKGSDNFEALAACLGSLFAKDPKKHTLLQGFYQFVRPHHKQQFEDICFQLTGQSCSCQPEHSLSHGQHAQSAQDHSGKREYEPKLTQSEGVSGQLDPGKHLNQGGPHLSARLTPAGALGSCPQVMSREEQRGQPAVSAYLADARKALGSAGCSQLLAALKAYKRDDDLNKVLAVLAALTTSKPEDFPLLQRFSMFVRPHHKQHFVQTCAELMGLPTTVTTLQSPQESSPELTLGAPQAGPSQVDKPGKTQSKISFLRQRPVGSAVPKGTTTDQHQAS; encoded by the exons ATGCCGTACAATTACCTGTTGGATGCCAAG AGTCGCAGGGCACATGGCATTGACCTGAAGGGGACCGTGGTGATCTTTGATGAAGCTCACAATGTG GAGAAGATATGTGAGGAGTCAGCCTCCTTTGACTTGACCCCCCGTGACGTGGCTTCGGGTTTGGATGCCATTGACCAGGTCCTGGAGGAGCAGACCAGGGTGGTGCAGCAGGGGGAGCTCTGCCTGGAGCTCAGCGCAGACGCCCTCGGTACAG GGCTGCACATGGAGCTGCAGGATGTCGCCAAGCTCAAGA TGATCCTTCTTCGCCTGGAGGGTGCCATCGATGCTGTCCAGCTGCCTGGAGATGACAGTGGCGTCACCAAGCCGGGAAG TTACATCTTCGAGCTGTTTGCAGAAGCCCAGATAACATTTCAGACCAAGGACTGCATCCTGGACTCACTGGACCAGATCATCCAGCACCTGGCAGGGC GTTCCGGAGCACTGGCCACCACGGTAGGGTTGCAGAAGCTGGCAGACATCATCCAG GTCGTGTTCAGTATGGACTCTGCAGAGGGCAACCCTGGTTCCATGGTATGGCCTGGGTTCTCACAGGCCTACAAG GTGCACATTCATCCTGACACAGGATACAGGAGGGCAGCTCAGCGGTCAGTCACCTGGAGCGCCAGTGCATCCAAAAAGCCAG GGAAGGTGCTGAGCTACTGGTGCTTCAGTCCCGGCCACAGCATGCATGAGCTGACCCGCCAGGGTGTCcacaccctcatcctcaccagcGGCACACTGGCCCCGCTTTCCTCCTTCGCCCTGGAGATGCAGAT ACCCTTCCCAGTTTGTCTGGAGAACCCACACGTCATCGACAGACACCAGCTGTGGGTGGGAGTTATTCCCAAAGGCCCGGATGGAGCCCAGCTGAGCTCCGCGTTTGATAAGCG GTTTTCTGAAGAGTGCTTGTCTTCCCTGGGGAAGGCTCTGG GAAACATTGCCCGTGTGGTGCCCCATGGGCTCCTGGTCTTCTTCCCTTCCTACCCCGTCATGGAGAAAAGCCTGGAGTTCTGGCAG GCCCGAGACTTGGCCAGAAAGATGGAGGTGCTCAAGCCTCTCTTTGTGGAGCCCAGAAGCAAAGGCAGTTTCTCAGAG GTCATCGATGCTTACTACAAGCAGGTCGCCTCCCCTGGGTCCAGTGGGGCCACCTTCCTTGCAGTATGTCGGGGCAAG GCCAGTGAAGGGCTGGATTTCTCAGACACCAATGGCCGAGGTGTGGTTGTCACGGGCCTCCCATACCCACCACGCATGGACCCCCGGGTTGTTCTCAAGATGCAGTTCCTGGATGAGATGAGGAGCCAGAGTAGGGCTGGAGGCCAG TTCCTCTCTGGGCAGGAGTGGTATCGACTGCAGGCGTCCAGGGCTGTGAACCAGGCCATTGGGCGGGTCATCAGGCACCGCCATGACTATGGGGCCGTCTTCTTGTGCGACCACAG GTTCGCCAGTGCTGACGCCAGAGCCCAGCTGCCCTCCTGGGTGCGCCCCTACCTCAAGGTGTACAACAACTTTGGCCACGTTATTCGGGATGTGGCACAGTTCTTCCGTGTCGCTCAGAAAATT ATGCCTACACGGGCCCCACTGGCTGCAGCCCCAGGTGTGGGTGGGGAAGAAGCGATTGTCTCCACGGCCAGGTTGCCCAGCACCCTCCTCTCTGCCAGGAAAGCCACAAGTCTGGATGTGCATGTGCCCAGCCTGAGGCCCGGGTCCACAG GATTGCCATCCTCTGGGAACCCCGAGAGCAGCTTGTGCGTGGAGTATGAGCAGGAGCCTGTCCCAGCCCAGCGGAGGCCCGTGGGACTGCTGGCTGCCCTGGAGCACAGTGAGCAGAGGGCTGAGGCACTTGCAGATAAggcccacctcagggaggaagaG GTACCGGGTCACACTGCCCCAGCCCTCCAGCGTGAGAAGAGGCTGGCCGACATGccgagaggaggaaggaggaagattAGGCTGGTCAGCCCG CAGGAGGAGCCAACAGCTGGTGTGCAGGCGGGCAGAGCCAAGCTGTTCATGGTTGCCGTGAAGCAGGCCCTGAGTCAAGCCAGCTTTGACACCTTCACCCAGGCCCTGCAGGACTACAAGGGCTCTGACAACTTCGAAGCCCTGGCAGCTTGCCTTGGGAGCCTCTTTGCTAAGGACCCCAAGAAGCACACCCTGCTTCAAG GGTTCTACCAGTTTGTGCGGCCTCACCACAAACAACAGTTTGAGGATATCTGCTTCCAGCTAACAGGCCAAAGCTGCAGCTGCCAGCCAGAGCACAGTCTTTCCCATGGGCAGCATGCACAGTCAGCCCAGGACCACAGTG GAAAGAGAGAATATGAGCCCAAGCTGACCCAGTCTGAGGGTGTGTCCGGGCAGCTGGATCCTGGAAAGCACCTGAACCAGGGTGGGCCCCACCTGTCGGCCAGGCTGACCCCTGCAG GAGCCCTGGGCAGCTGTCCGCAAGTCATGTCCAGAGAGGAACAGCGAGGCCAGCCTGCTGTGAGTGCTTACCTGGCAGATGCCCGCAAGGCCCTAGGATCTGCAGGCTGCAGCCAGCTCTTGGCAGCACTGAAGGCATATAAACGTGATGATGACCTCAACAAGGTTCTGGCTGTGCTAGCTGCGCTGACCACCTCAAAGCCTGAGGACTTCCCCCTGCTGCAGA GGTTCAGCATGTTCGTGCGTCCCCACCACAAACAGCACTTTGTGCAGACCTGTGCAGAACTGATGGGCCTGCCCACCACAGTGACAACACTGCAGAGTCCTCAGGAGAGCTCCCCTGAGCTCACCCTTGGAGCACCTCAAGCAG GTCCCTCACAGGTGGATAAACCAGGGAAGACCCAAAGCAAGATCTCTTTCCTTAGACAGAGGCCAGTGGGAAGTGCAGTGCCCAAAGGCACCACCACAGACCAACACCAGGCCTCCTGA